Below is a genomic region from bacterium.
TCGATTCCTATCTGCAAGCCGTGCTCTCCAGTGACCTTCTCCCATCCAGTGGTAAGACCAGCTTCTACCGATACGATTTTTGCACCTCTTGGAATAATGCATTCGCGCTCAGAAGCTGGCAAACGATAAAAGGCTTCCAGACACGGAGCTGACACTACTCGAAATGAATACCCGCGCTCAGCAAGCATCTCAGCTGCCTCGAGTGCAAGCGAGACTTCCGAGCCAGTTGCCACCAGTACACAATCCGACACCTCCGGCCGTGCCACCACATATGCACCCTTTCTGATTTCGTCAACTTGAAAATCCGAAGGACGGCTTAAAGCAGCTACTCCCTGCCGAGTAAACAGGAGAGCGCTCGGACGCTCTTTCGACTCAAGTGCCATCATGTAACACATCGCGGCCTCAAGTCCGTCAGCAGGTCTATATACATCCAAATTAGGAATAATCCTCAATGACTGAATGTGTTCAATCGGCTCGTGCGTTGGACCATCTTCACCGACCCAAAAGCTATCGTGAGTAAAGATGAACATACTCTGCAGATGAGACAGCGCAGCTAAACGGATGGTAGGCCTGAGATAGTCAGCAAAGACAAGAAACGTAGCGCCATACGGTATCCAATTACGGGTATACGCCAAACCGTTTACAACGGCTCCCATAGCGTGTTCTCGCACACCAAAGCGGATATTCCTCCCTGCAAAACTTGTCGGGCTAATATCCGAACTGTCTTTAATCAGAGTTTTATTTGAAGGCTCCAGGTCGGCTGATCCACCAACGAATCCAGGCACGTGTTTCGCAATAACTTGGATCGCTGCACCTGAGATTTCGCGAGTTGCTTTTCCGTTCATTCCGCTGAGCGTTGCGACAAGCTCCTGCTGAAGCTCAGCGGGAAGAGTAAGAGAAAGATGAGCCTCTAGCTCTTTAGTTTTCTCTGGGTTCCCTTCTTTCCAAGCAGTGAATAACTTCTCCCAGCGAACACACGACTCTTCTTTATCTGAGATTCGAGCTCGACAAAACTCCTGTACCGCTGCCGGCACTATGAACGCACCAGACTCCGTCCATCCCAATTGCTCTTTGGTCAAATGGAGTTCTTCAGCACCGAGAGGTGCACCATGCACATCAGAAGTGTCTACCTTATGCGGACTCCCAAATCCGATTTTTGTGCGCGCACAAATAATGCTCGGTCGAGCCTGTTCGTTAACCGCTCGCTTCAAACACTGCCTCGTTTCCTCTATGTTATGTCCGTCACAGACCTCTACGTGCCAACCGTACGACTGAAATCGCTCAGGCACCGATTCAGTGAAGCAGACATCAGTCTTTCCACCAATCGAAATCTGATTGTCATCATAGATGTAGGTTATATTTCCAAGCTGAAGATGGCCTGCTAATGAAGCAGCTTCAGAGGCCACACCCTCCATCAGATCTCCGTCACTGACAATGCCGAAGATCCGACCCGAGAAGAGTTCTTGAGAATATCGCTCAGCCAACATCCTCTGAGAGAGCGCAAGCCCCACACCATTGGAAAGCCCCTGACCGAGTGGTCCCGTCGTGGTTTCAACGCCTGGGGTAATGCCAAACTCTGGGTGCCCCGGAGTTCGACTCTCCCACTGTCGAAAGTTACGAATCTCATCCATCGGAAGGTCGTACCCAAAAAGATGCAGCAACGAATACAGCAACATTGAGCCGTGTCCAGCAGAAAGAACAAACCTATCTCTCCCCAACCACTCTGGATTCGATGGCGAGAATTGCAAGAAATCACTCCACAACAATGCGGCATAATCAGCCGCTCCCATCGGCATTCCAGGATGCCCTGAATTTGCGGCCTCAACAGCCTCTGCCGACAAAACCCGAATAGTAGTTGCAAGTTGTTGGATATCAGACTGAGAGGATTCACCCAGGTGCTCGTTCATACTCCCCCTTTTAAGCGATGGTACTGAAAGACATAAACCCTGACCACTGTACTGGAAGCCCAAAGGAAAAACAAAGGAAGAGCTCAAAACAGCTTGAGCAAGAGAAGAGAGGAAGTACTCCTGACATGATTCCTTTTCAGGAATTTCCATCCTCTGAGTGACAGGTCTTCTCTGAACGACAGGCATCCTCTGGAAGGCGATTGTGTGAGCCATCACACAACGGCGACTTCTTCGTGTGCTTACAGGTACACCAAGCTACCCGCTTAGGCTCTTTCAGCTCAAACTTAAGGGGGGTCAGGCCGGTTCCCTTGTGAGAGCCGTCACAAAATGGCTGATTCGTAGAACGACCGCAGGTACACCACCAATACTCCCCTGCTGGCATCTCTTCGATTATTGGGCGCTCTCCAGCGATTACCGGCTTTTCATTCTCTGACATCTCCACCCCTCCTATCCGTAAACCAGACTAAACACTTTCCGACTAAGACTTGTCGCTGCTGTAGTACCTTGAGTTTTCTCTTAAGAAGCTCTCTACCTGCTCTGTGAACCATTCAGGATACTCAATCATTGGAGCATGTCCACAATTCTTGTGCGTTACTAACGTTGAGTTTGGGATTAATTCATTGAACTGATGAGCCACATCCATCGTTGTCACTGTGTCATCTTCACCCCACACGAGTAGCGTTGGGACCTGAATTTCCTTGAGTCGGTCGGCAAGATTGTCTTTTTTTGCACTCCGCGCAGCATGAATGAGATTAAGGGTGTTCATCCTGCTTGAGAGAATCTTTACAATCTCTGCTACAGCCTCTTCAGTTACAAACTGCTGTTGATAGAAAACTTTGGCCATGTGCTCTCGAACGAACTTCTCACCGATTCGGATAGGAAGAGTATCAACAGAATGCTCATAGAGACCCGATGTCGCCGAAAGCACCAAACAATCTACGAGCTCAGGAGCAGCAAGACAAAGCCGCATCGCAACGTGTCCGCCAAGTGAGTTGCCACACAAGACAACCGGCCCAAGGTTATCACGTCGGATGTAATACTCCGTTAACGCGGCAAGCGCTTTAACTTTTACTTCAGAACGATGCCCACTCAGAAGCGGGAAGCCAAAAACTGTTGGCTGCGCAAAACGCGCCATTAACGGAACCGTTGTTTCCCAATTCGACATGGCACCCAACAGGCCGTGAAGCAAAATAACTTCAGGGCCATCGTCTCCATATCGGTCAGCAACGAGCTCTGGATGTTTGCGCTGCACTAACCATCTCGGCTCACATGCACCGTGTCGCTCCGCAGATCGGTCTAATTGGTCAAAAATCGAATTTTCCATGCCCCTTTCAAGTATTCTTTTTATAGATCCAGTTCAAGCCTTGGAGCATGTTCTTGAATCAATTCATACCGGCCAGAACTATCCTTCCCAAATAATGATTCTAGCATAGCATCAGCTTCAGCAACATCATCTATCTGAATTTTCAGTAACTTACGAGTCTTCGGATTCAAGGTTGTATCCCAGAGGGTTCCACTGTTCATCTCCCCAAGTCCTTTAAAACGGGTAATATGGGGATTTTTCTTTTTTGAGGTTTTTAACACGTGATCCTTTTCCTCCTCACTGTAAACCCAGTGAAGCTCCTCACTTTTCCCGCTGCCGAACCGAATCCTATAGAGCGGGGAAAGACCGAGATACAGGTGCCCTTCATCCAATAAGGGACGCATAAAGCGGTAAAAGAAGGCCATTAAAAGTGCGGCAATATGCATTCCATCAGCATCAGCATCGGTGAGAATAACGACCTTTGCGTATCTGAGCTTTGCTAGCTGAAACTTATCACCGATCCCGCATCCAAGAGCGCTTGCAAGATCTTGAAGTTCTTTATTTGCCGCCACCTTATCTGCCGTTGCTGAAATGGTATTTAATACCTTTCCCCGCAGAGGCAGAATGGCTTGAGTTTTCCTGTCTCGTCCTTGCTTGGCAGTGCCACCAGCTGAGTCCCCTTCAACTATAAAAATCTCACTGTTTGAGGGATTCGTTGAAGAACAGTCCGCGAGTTTACCAGGAAGATTTAATCTTCTATGGGCCCCTATCTTTCTTGATACATTTTGAGAAGCTGCTCGAGCTGCAACTCGTGCTTTTGCAGCAAGCACCACTCTCTCAACAAGCATTGCTGCCAGATTAGGATTCT
It encodes:
- the tkt gene encoding transketolase, with amino-acid sequence MNEHLGESSQSDIQQLATTIRVLSAEAVEAANSGHPGMPMGAADYAALLWSDFLQFSPSNPEWLGRDRFVLSAGHGSMLLYSLLHLFGYDLPMDEIRNFRQWESRTPGHPEFGITPGVETTTGPLGQGLSNGVGLALSQRMLAERYSQELFSGRIFGIVSDGDLMEGVASEAASLAGHLQLGNITYIYDDNQISIGGKTDVCFTESVPERFQSYGWHVEVCDGHNIEETRQCLKRAVNEQARPSIICARTKIGFGSPHKVDTSDVHGAPLGAEELHLTKEQLGWTESGAFIVPAAVQEFCRARISDKEESCVRWEKLFTAWKEGNPEKTKELEAHLSLTLPAELQQELVATLSGMNGKATREISGAAIQVIAKHVPGFVGGSADLEPSNKTLIKDSSDISPTSFAGRNIRFGVREHAMGAVVNGLAYTRNWIPYGATFLVFADYLRPTIRLAALSHLQSMFIFTHDSFWVGEDGPTHEPIEHIQSLRIIPNLDVYRPADGLEAAMCYMMALESKERPSALLFTRQGVAALSRPSDFQVDEIRKGAYVVARPEVSDCVLVATGSEVSLALEAAEMLAERGYSFRVVSAPCLEAFYRLPASERECIIPRGAKIVSVEAGLTTGWEKVTGEHGLQIGIDHFGASAPGGILAEKFGFVPLAISEKVYTWIESFQ
- a CDS encoding alpha/beta hydrolase — encoded protein: MENSIFDQLDRSAERHGACEPRWLVQRKHPELVADRYGDDGPEVILLHGLLGAMSNWETTVPLMARFAQPTVFGFPLLSGHRSEVKVKALAALTEYYIRRDNLGPVVLCGNSLGGHVAMRLCLAAPELVDCLVLSATSGLYEHSVDTLPIRIGEKFVREHMAKVFYQQQFVTEEAVAEIVKILSSRMNTLNLIHAARSAKKDNLADRLKEIQVPTLLVWGEDDTVTTMDVAHQFNELIPNSTLVTHKNCGHAPMIEYPEWFTEQVESFLRENSRYYSSDKS
- a CDS encoding CDGSH iron-sulfur domain-containing protein; this translates as MSENEKPVIAGERPIIEEMPAGEYWWCTCGRSTNQPFCDGSHKGTGLTPLKFELKEPKRVAWCTCKHTKKSPLCDGSHNRLPEDACRSEKTCHSEDGNS